A single Meles meles chromosome 20, mMelMel3.1 paternal haplotype, whole genome shotgun sequence DNA region contains:
- the USP19 gene encoding ubiquitin carboxyl-terminal hydrolase 19 isoform X12 yields MSGGASATGPRRGPPGLEEATSKKKQKDRANQESKDGDPRRGSASSREEQAKEELLLDWRQSADEVIVKLRVGAGPLRLEEVDAAFTDTDCVVRLPDGRQWGGVFYAEIESSCTKVQARKGGLLQLALPKKVPLLTWPSLLKPLGTQEAVPGLRCQENGQEPSPIALEPGPEPRRAKQEARNQKRAQGRGEVGAGAGPGAQAGPSAKRAVHLRRGPEGEGSRDGPGPRGDAPPFLAETATQAEAEEQLRVPPLNPQTCLLGSEENLVLLAGEKTVSPRNDPVSPAMARSRDPEKGDRSKEEMAVAADAITLVDEPESMVNLAFVKNDSYEKGPDSVVVHVYVKEIRRDTSRVLFREQDFTLIFQTRDGNFLRLHPGCGAHTIFRWQVKLRNLIEPEQCTFCFTASRIDICLRKRQSQRWGGLEAPAARGAVGGAKVAVPTGPTPLDSTPPGGAPHPLTGQEEARAVEKEKPKARSEDTGLDGVAARTPMEHVAPKPEPHLASPKPTCMVPPMPHSPVSGDSVEEEEEEEKKVCLPGFTGLVNLGNTCFMNSVIQSLSNTRELRDFFHDRSFEAEINYNNPLGTGGRLAIGFAVLLRALWKGTHHAFQPSKLKAIVASKASQFTGYAQHDAQEFMAFLLDGLHEDLNRIQNKPYTETVDSDGRPDEVVAEEAWQRHKMRNDSFIVDLFQGQYKSKLVCPVCAKVSITFDPFLYLPVPLPQKQKVLPVFYFAREPHSKPIKFLVSISKENSSASEVLDSLSQSVHVKSENLRLAEVIKNRFHRVFLPSHSLDTVSPSDTLLCFELLSPELAKERVVVLEVQQRPQVPSIPISKCAACQRKQQSEDEKLKRCTRCYRVGYCNQLCQKTHWPDHKGLCRPENIGYPFLVSVPASRLTYARLAQLLEGYARYSVSVFQPPFQPGRMALESQGPGCTTLLSASSLEAGDSERDPIQPPELQLVTPVAEGDTGVPRAWAAPDRGPVPSTSGVSSEVPASGPVEVGSLPAGERVSRPEAAVPGYQHPSEATNAHTPQFFMYKIDASNREQRLEDKGDAPLELGEDCSLALVWRNNERLQEFVLVASKELECAEDPGSAGEAARAGHFTLDQCLNLFTRPEVLAPEEAWYCPQCKQHREASKQLLLWRLPNVLIVQLKRFSFRSFIWRDKINDLVEFPVRNLDLSKFCIGQKEEQLPSYDLYAVINHYGGMIGGHYTACARLPNDRSSQRSDVGWRLFDDSTVTTVDESQVVTRYAYVLFYRRRNSPVERPPRAGHSEHHPDLSPAAEAAASQGLGPGQAPEVAPTRTAPERFAPSVDRPAPTYSNMEEVD; encoded by the exons ATGTCTGGCGGGGCCAGTGCCACGGGCCCAAGGAGAGGTCCCCCAGGATTGGAGGAGGCCACCAGTAAGAAGAAGCAGAAGGATCGAGCAAACCAGGAGAGCAAGGATGGAGATCCTAGGAGAG GGTCAGCGTCCTCTCGGGAGGAGCAGGCCAAAGAGG AGTTGTTGCTTGACTGGAGGCAGAGTGCCGATGAGGTGATTGTCAAGCTGCGTGTGGGAGCGGGTCCCCTGCGGCTGGAGGAAGTGGATGCTGCTTTCACAGACACAGACTGCGTGGTGCGGCTTCCAG ATGGTCGGCAGTGGGGTGGTGTCTTCTATGCTGAGATAGAAAGTTCTTGCACCAAAGTACAAGCCCGTAAAGGTGGCCTCCTGCAGCTGGCACTGCCCAAGAAGGTGCCTCTGCTCACATGGCCCTCTCTTCTG AAACCTCTAGGGACCCAGGAGGCGGTACCAGGGCTGCGGTGCCAGGAGAATGGGCAGGAGCCATCTCCCATTGCCCTGGAGCCAGGTCCTGAGCCCCGTCGGGCTAAACAGGAGGCCCGGAACCAGAAGCGGGCCCAGGGCCGTGGTGAGGTAGGCGCAGGGGCTGGCCCCGGGGCCCAGGCAGGGCCCAGCGCCAAGAGGGCTGTGCATCTCCGAAGAGGGCCAGAGGGGGAAGGGTCCAGAGATGGGCCTGGACCCCGGGGTGATGCCCCCCCCTTCTTGGCTGagacagccacccag GCTGAAGCTGAGGAACAGCTCCGGGTACCACCACTGAACCCCCAGACCTGCCTCTTGGGCTCAGAGGAGAATCTAGTGCTCTTGGCAGGAGAGAAGACTGTGTCCCCCAGGAATGATCCAGTCTCCCCAGCCATGGCccggagcagagaccctgagaaAGGTGACCGTTCCAAAGAGGAGATGGCAGTGGCAGCAGATGCTATAACCTTGGTGGATG AGCCGGAGTCCATGGTGAACCTGGCATTCGTCAAGAATGACTCTTATGAGAAGGGGCCAGATTCAGTGGTGGTGCACGTGTATGTGAAAGAGATCCGCAGGGACACCTCTCGAGTACTCTTCCGCGAGCAGGACTTCACGCTTATCTTCCAAACcag GGATGGAAACTTCCTGAGACTGCATCCGGGCTGTGGGGCCCATACCATCTTCCGTTGGCAGGTGAAGCTCAG GAACCTGATTGAGCCCGAGCAGTGCACCTTCTGCTTCACGGCCTCTCGCATTGACATCTGTCTCCGTAAACGGCAAAGTCAGCGCTGGGGGGGCCTGGAAGCCCCAGCTGCACGAG GTGCAGTGGGTGGTGCAAAGGTTGCCGTGCCGACAGGTCCAACCCCTCTGGATTCAACCCCACCAGGAGGTGCCCCCCATCCCCTCACAGGCCAGGAGGAAGCTCGGGCTGTGGAGAAGGAAAAACCCAAGGCTCGATCTGAGGACACGGGGCTGGATGGTGTGGCGGCTCGCACCCCCATGGAGCACGTAGCCCCAAAGCCAGAGCCACACCTGGCCTCC cCCAAGCCCACATGTATGGTGCCTCCAATGCCCCATAGCCCCGTGAGCGGAGATAGtgtggaggaagaagaggaggaagagaagaaggtgtGTCTGCCAGGCTTCACTGGCCTTGTCAATCTAGGCAACACCTGCTTCATGAACAGTGTCATTCAGTCTCTGTCTAACACTCGGGAGCTCCGGGACTTCTTCCACG ACCGCTCCTTTGAGGCCGAGATCAACTACAACAACCCACTGGGGACGGGTGGGCGTCTGGCCATTGGCTTTGCTGTGCTGCTCCGGGCTCTGTGGAAGGGCACCCACCATGCCTTCCAGCCTTCCAAGTTGAAG GCCATTGTGGCGAGCAAGGCCAGCCAGTTCACAGGCTACGCACAGCATGACGCCCAGGAGTTCATGGCTTTCTTGCTGGACGGGCTGCATGAAGACCTGAATCGCATTCAGAACAAGCCCTACACAGAGACCGTGGACTCAGATGGGCGGCCCGATGAG GTGGTAGCTGAAGAAGCATGGCAGCGGCATAAGATGAGGAATGACTCTTTCATCGTAGACCTATTTCAGGGCCAGTATAAGTCGAAGCTGGTGTGCCCTGTGTGTGCCAAG GTCTCCATCACTTTTGACCCATTCCTCTACCTGCCGGTGCCCTTGCCACAGAAGCAGAAGGTTCTTCCCGTCTTCTATTTTGCCCGGGAGCCCCACAGCAAGCCCATCAAG TTTCTGGTGAGCATCAGCAAGGAGAACTCCAGCGCAAGTGAAGTGTTGGACTCCCTCTCTCAGAGTGTACACGTGAAGTCTGAGAACCTGCGTCTGGCTGAG GTGATTAAGAATCGTTTCCACCGTGTGTTCCTGCCCTCCCACTCATTGGACACCGTGTCCCCATCCGACACGCTCCTCTGCTTCGAGCTGCTATCCCCAGAGTTGGCTAAGGAGCGAGTGGTGGTGCTGGAGGTGCAGCAG CGCCCCCAGGTGCCCAGCATCCCCATCTCCAAGTGTGCAGCCTGCCAGCGGAAGCAGCAGTCAGAGGATGAGAAGCTGAAGCGCTGTACCCGGTGCTACCGCGTGGGCTACTGCAACCA GCTCTGCCAGAAAACCCACTGGCCTGACCACAAGGGTCTCTGCCGCCCTGAGAACATTGGCTACCCGTTTCTGGTCAGTGTACCTGCCTCACGTCTCACTTATGCTCGTCTTGCTCAGCTGCTAGAGGGGTACGCCCG GTACTCTGTGAGTGTATTCCAGCCACCCTTCCAGCCTGGCCGCATGGCCTTggagtcccagggccctggctgcACTACGTTGCTCTCCGCTAGCTCCCTGGAGGCTGGGGACAGTGAGAGGGACCCAATTCAGCCGCCCGAGCTCCAGTTGGTGACCCCCGTGGCCGAGGGAGACACAGGGGTCCCACGGGCATGGGCAGCCCCTGACCGGGGCCCTGTGCCCAGCACCAGTGGAGTTTCTTCTGAGGTGCCGGCCAGTGGGCCAGTTGAAGTTGGCTCCTTGCCTGCTGGTGAGAGGGTGTCTCGGCCCGAAG cTGCTGTGCCCGGATATCAACACCCAAGTGAAGCCACAAATGCCCACACCCCCCAGTTCTTCATGTATAAAATTGACGCATCTAACCGAGAGCAGCGGTTGGAGGACAAAG GAGATGCCCCCCTGGAGCTGGGTGAGGACTGCAGCCTGGCTCTTGTCTGGCGCAACAATGAGCGCCTGCAGGAGTTTGTGTTGGTAGCCTCCAAGGAGCTGGAGTGTGCTGAGGACCCAGGCTCTGCCGGGGAGGCTGCCCGTGCTGGCCACTTCACTCTGGACCAGTGCCTGAACCTCTTCACCCGGCCCGAGGTGCTGGCACCCGAGGAGGCTTG GTACTGCCCTCAGTGTAAACAACACCGAGAGGCCTCCAAACAGCTGCTGCTGTGGCGTCTTCCTAACGTACTCATTGTGCAGCTcaagcgcttttccttccggaGTTTCATCTGGCGTGACAAGATCAACGACTTGGTGGAGTTCCCTGTTCG GAACCTGGACCTGAGCAAGTTCTGCATCGGTCAGAAAGAGGAACAGCTGCCTAGCTATGACCTGTACGCCGTTATCAACCATTACGGAGGCATGATCGGCGGCCACTACACCGCCTGTGCACGCCTGCCCAATGACCGCAGCAGCCAGCGCAGCGACGTGG GCTGGCGCTTGTTTGACGACAGCACGGTGACAACAGTAGACGAGAGCCAGGTCGTGACGCGTTATGCCTATGTACTCTTCTACCGCCGGCGGAACTCTCCTGTGGAGAGGCCCCCCAGGGCAGGTCACTCTGAGCACCACCCAGACCTGAGCCCTGCAGCTGAGGCTGCTGCCAGCCAG GGACTAggccctggccaggcccccgagGTGGCCCCCACGCGGACAGCCCCTGAACGCTTCGCCCCCTCTGTGGACCGCCCAGCCCCCACCTACAGCAACATGGAGGAGGTCGATTAG
- the USP19 gene encoding ubiquitin carboxyl-terminal hydrolase 19 isoform X10: MSGGASATGPRRGPPGLEEATSKKKQKDRANQESKDGDPRRGSASSREEQAKEELLLDWRQSADEVIVKLRVGAGPLRLEEVDAAFTDTDCVVRLPDGRQWGGVFYAEIESSCTKVQARKGGLLQLALPKKVPLLTWPSLLKKPLGTQEAVPGLRCQENGQEPSPIALEPGPEPRRAKQEARNQKRAQGRGEVGAGAGPGAQAGPSAKRAVHLRRGPEGEGSRDGPGPRGDAPPFLAETATQAEAEEQLRVPPLNPQTCLLGSEENLVLLAGEKTVSPRNDPVSPAMARSRDPEKGDRSKEEMAVAADAITLVDEPESMVNLAFVKNDSYEKGPDSVVVHVYVKEIRRDTSRVLFREQDFTLIFQTRDGNFLRLHPGCGAHTIFRWQVKLRNLIEPEQCTFCFTASRIDICLRKRQSQRWGGLEAPAARGAVGGAKVAVPTGPTPLDSTPPGGAPHPLTGQEEARAVEKEKPKARSEDTGLDGVAARTPMEHVAPKPEPHLASPKPTCMVPPMPHSPVSGDSVEEEEEEEKKVCLPGFTGLVNLGNTCFMNSVIQSLSNTRELRDFFHDRSFEAEINYNNPLGTGGRLAIGFAVLLRALWKGTHHAFQPSKLKAIVASKASQFTGYAQHDAQEFMAFLLDGLHEDLNRIQNKPYTETVDSDGRPDEVVAEEAWQRHKMRNDSFIVDLFQGQYKSKLVCPVCAKVSITFDPFLYLPVPLPQKQKVLPVFYFAREPHSKPIKFLVSISKENSSASEVLDSLSQSVHVKSENLRLAEVIKNRFHRVFLPSHSLDTVSPSDTLLCFELLSPELAKERVVVLEVQQRPQVPSIPISKCAACQRKQQSEDEKLKRCTRCYRVGYCNQLCQKTHWPDHKGLCRPENIGYPFLVSVPASRLTYARLAQLLEGYARYSVSVFQPPFQPGRMALESQGPGCTTLLSASSLEAGDSERDPIQPPELQLVTPVAEGDTGVPRAWAAPDRGPVPSTSGVSSEVPASGPVEVGSLPAGERVSRPEAAVPGYQHPSEATNAHTPQFFMYKIDASNREQRLEDKGDAPLELGEDCSLALVWRNNERLQEFVLVASKELECAEDPGSAGEAARAGHFTLDQCLNLFTRPEVLAPEEAWYCPQCKQHREASKQLLLWRLPNVLIVQLKRFSFRSFIWRDKINDLVEFPVRNLDLSKFCIGQKEEQLPSYDLYAVINHYGGMIGGHYTACARLPNDRSSQRSDVGWRLFDDSTVTTVDESQVVTRYAYVLFYRRRNSPVERPPRAGHSEHHPDLSPAAEAAASQGLGPGQAPEVAPTRTAPERFAPSVDRPAPTYSNMEEVD; encoded by the exons ATGTCTGGCGGGGCCAGTGCCACGGGCCCAAGGAGAGGTCCCCCAGGATTGGAGGAGGCCACCAGTAAGAAGAAGCAGAAGGATCGAGCAAACCAGGAGAGCAAGGATGGAGATCCTAGGAGAG GGTCAGCGTCCTCTCGGGAGGAGCAGGCCAAAGAGG AGTTGTTGCTTGACTGGAGGCAGAGTGCCGATGAGGTGATTGTCAAGCTGCGTGTGGGAGCGGGTCCCCTGCGGCTGGAGGAAGTGGATGCTGCTTTCACAGACACAGACTGCGTGGTGCGGCTTCCAG ATGGTCGGCAGTGGGGTGGTGTCTTCTATGCTGAGATAGAAAGTTCTTGCACCAAAGTACAAGCCCGTAAAGGTGGCCTCCTGCAGCTGGCACTGCCCAAGAAGGTGCCTCTGCTCACATGGCCCTCTCTTCTG AAGAAACCTCTAGGGACCCAGGAGGCGGTACCAGGGCTGCGGTGCCAGGAGAATGGGCAGGAGCCATCTCCCATTGCCCTGGAGCCAGGTCCTGAGCCCCGTCGGGCTAAACAGGAGGCCCGGAACCAGAAGCGGGCCCAGGGCCGTGGTGAGGTAGGCGCAGGGGCTGGCCCCGGGGCCCAGGCAGGGCCCAGCGCCAAGAGGGCTGTGCATCTCCGAAGAGGGCCAGAGGGGGAAGGGTCCAGAGATGGGCCTGGACCCCGGGGTGATGCCCCCCCCTTCTTGGCTGagacagccacccag GCTGAAGCTGAGGAACAGCTCCGGGTACCACCACTGAACCCCCAGACCTGCCTCTTGGGCTCAGAGGAGAATCTAGTGCTCTTGGCAGGAGAGAAGACTGTGTCCCCCAGGAATGATCCAGTCTCCCCAGCCATGGCccggagcagagaccctgagaaAGGTGACCGTTCCAAAGAGGAGATGGCAGTGGCAGCAGATGCTATAACCTTGGTGGATG AGCCGGAGTCCATGGTGAACCTGGCATTCGTCAAGAATGACTCTTATGAGAAGGGGCCAGATTCAGTGGTGGTGCACGTGTATGTGAAAGAGATCCGCAGGGACACCTCTCGAGTACTCTTCCGCGAGCAGGACTTCACGCTTATCTTCCAAACcag GGATGGAAACTTCCTGAGACTGCATCCGGGCTGTGGGGCCCATACCATCTTCCGTTGGCAGGTGAAGCTCAG GAACCTGATTGAGCCCGAGCAGTGCACCTTCTGCTTCACGGCCTCTCGCATTGACATCTGTCTCCGTAAACGGCAAAGTCAGCGCTGGGGGGGCCTGGAAGCCCCAGCTGCACGAG GTGCAGTGGGTGGTGCAAAGGTTGCCGTGCCGACAGGTCCAACCCCTCTGGATTCAACCCCACCAGGAGGTGCCCCCCATCCCCTCACAGGCCAGGAGGAAGCTCGGGCTGTGGAGAAGGAAAAACCCAAGGCTCGATCTGAGGACACGGGGCTGGATGGTGTGGCGGCTCGCACCCCCATGGAGCACGTAGCCCCAAAGCCAGAGCCACACCTGGCCTCC cCCAAGCCCACATGTATGGTGCCTCCAATGCCCCATAGCCCCGTGAGCGGAGATAGtgtggaggaagaagaggaggaagagaagaaggtgtGTCTGCCAGGCTTCACTGGCCTTGTCAATCTAGGCAACACCTGCTTCATGAACAGTGTCATTCAGTCTCTGTCTAACACTCGGGAGCTCCGGGACTTCTTCCACG ACCGCTCCTTTGAGGCCGAGATCAACTACAACAACCCACTGGGGACGGGTGGGCGTCTGGCCATTGGCTTTGCTGTGCTGCTCCGGGCTCTGTGGAAGGGCACCCACCATGCCTTCCAGCCTTCCAAGTTGAAG GCCATTGTGGCGAGCAAGGCCAGCCAGTTCACAGGCTACGCACAGCATGACGCCCAGGAGTTCATGGCTTTCTTGCTGGACGGGCTGCATGAAGACCTGAATCGCATTCAGAACAAGCCCTACACAGAGACCGTGGACTCAGATGGGCGGCCCGATGAG GTGGTAGCTGAAGAAGCATGGCAGCGGCATAAGATGAGGAATGACTCTTTCATCGTAGACCTATTTCAGGGCCAGTATAAGTCGAAGCTGGTGTGCCCTGTGTGTGCCAAG GTCTCCATCACTTTTGACCCATTCCTCTACCTGCCGGTGCCCTTGCCACAGAAGCAGAAGGTTCTTCCCGTCTTCTATTTTGCCCGGGAGCCCCACAGCAAGCCCATCAAG TTTCTGGTGAGCATCAGCAAGGAGAACTCCAGCGCAAGTGAAGTGTTGGACTCCCTCTCTCAGAGTGTACACGTGAAGTCTGAGAACCTGCGTCTGGCTGAG GTGATTAAGAATCGTTTCCACCGTGTGTTCCTGCCCTCCCACTCATTGGACACCGTGTCCCCATCCGACACGCTCCTCTGCTTCGAGCTGCTATCCCCAGAGTTGGCTAAGGAGCGAGTGGTGGTGCTGGAGGTGCAGCAG CGCCCCCAGGTGCCCAGCATCCCCATCTCCAAGTGTGCAGCCTGCCAGCGGAAGCAGCAGTCAGAGGATGAGAAGCTGAAGCGCTGTACCCGGTGCTACCGCGTGGGCTACTGCAACCA GCTCTGCCAGAAAACCCACTGGCCTGACCACAAGGGTCTCTGCCGCCCTGAGAACATTGGCTACCCGTTTCTGGTCAGTGTACCTGCCTCACGTCTCACTTATGCTCGTCTTGCTCAGCTGCTAGAGGGGTACGCCCG GTACTCTGTGAGTGTATTCCAGCCACCCTTCCAGCCTGGCCGCATGGCCTTggagtcccagggccctggctgcACTACGTTGCTCTCCGCTAGCTCCCTGGAGGCTGGGGACAGTGAGAGGGACCCAATTCAGCCGCCCGAGCTCCAGTTGGTGACCCCCGTGGCCGAGGGAGACACAGGGGTCCCACGGGCATGGGCAGCCCCTGACCGGGGCCCTGTGCCCAGCACCAGTGGAGTTTCTTCTGAGGTGCCGGCCAGTGGGCCAGTTGAAGTTGGCTCCTTGCCTGCTGGTGAGAGGGTGTCTCGGCCCGAAG cTGCTGTGCCCGGATATCAACACCCAAGTGAAGCCACAAATGCCCACACCCCCCAGTTCTTCATGTATAAAATTGACGCATCTAACCGAGAGCAGCGGTTGGAGGACAAAG GAGATGCCCCCCTGGAGCTGGGTGAGGACTGCAGCCTGGCTCTTGTCTGGCGCAACAATGAGCGCCTGCAGGAGTTTGTGTTGGTAGCCTCCAAGGAGCTGGAGTGTGCTGAGGACCCAGGCTCTGCCGGGGAGGCTGCCCGTGCTGGCCACTTCACTCTGGACCAGTGCCTGAACCTCTTCACCCGGCCCGAGGTGCTGGCACCCGAGGAGGCTTG GTACTGCCCTCAGTGTAAACAACACCGAGAGGCCTCCAAACAGCTGCTGCTGTGGCGTCTTCCTAACGTACTCATTGTGCAGCTcaagcgcttttccttccggaGTTTCATCTGGCGTGACAAGATCAACGACTTGGTGGAGTTCCCTGTTCG GAACCTGGACCTGAGCAAGTTCTGCATCGGTCAGAAAGAGGAACAGCTGCCTAGCTATGACCTGTACGCCGTTATCAACCATTACGGAGGCATGATCGGCGGCCACTACACCGCCTGTGCACGCCTGCCCAATGACCGCAGCAGCCAGCGCAGCGACGTGG GCTGGCGCTTGTTTGACGACAGCACGGTGACAACAGTAGACGAGAGCCAGGTCGTGACGCGTTATGCCTATGTACTCTTCTACCGCCGGCGGAACTCTCCTGTGGAGAGGCCCCCCAGGGCAGGTCACTCTGAGCACCACCCAGACCTGAGCCCTGCAGCTGAGGCTGCTGCCAGCCAG GGACTAggccctggccaggcccccgagGTGGCCCCCACGCGGACAGCCCCTGAACGCTTCGCCCCCTCTGTGGACCGCCCAGCCCCCACCTACAGCAACATGGAGGAGGTCGATTAG